In Helianthus annuus cultivar XRQ/B chromosome 9, HanXRQr2.0-SUNRISE, whole genome shotgun sequence, the following are encoded in one genomic region:
- the LOC110875542 gene encoding uncharacterized protein LOC110875542 — MSTPIHPAVTVSNIKALIPITLDIENGHYTAWSELFKIHCISYDVYDHLQPKKVSDASSSADKEQPKDKVVASLSWERLDSIVLQWIYGTISTDLLHTILMPNTNAHAAWTALANIFQDNKATRTIDLNNKFANT, encoded by the coding sequence ATGTCAACTCCTATTCACCCTGCTGTTACAGTATCCAACATCAAAGCTCTCATCCCTATAACCCTTGATATCGAGAACGGACACTATACTGCGTGGTCCGAATTATTCAAGATTCACTGCATCTCCTATGATGTATACGATCACCTTCAGCCAAAGAAAGTCTCCGATGCCTCCTCTTCCGCCGATAAAGAACAGCCCAAAGACAAAGTCGTCGCATCTCTGTCGTGGGAACGCCTTGACTCCATTGTTTTACAATGGATTTATGGGACGATTTCCACCGATCTTCTTCACACTATCCTGATGCCTAATACTAATGCACACGCGGCTTGGACGGCTCTGGCAAATATCTTTCAAGACAACAAGGCCACACGTACTATCGACCTCAATAACAAGTTTGCCAACACTTGA